The Erwinia billingiae Eb661 nucleotide sequence CGCGCAGCACTTCCAGCTTGTGGAACAGCGCAACCTGCTGGTTGTGACGGTTCTTCAGCTTATCCAGCGCCAGGCGGATCGGCTCTTCATCGCGGGAGCGCAGCATTTTACCGATCAGCTGAAGCTGACGGCGACGCGCTTCTTTCTTGATCTTCTGAGCCAGCTCAATGGCGGTGCGCAGGTCTTCATCCAGCGGGATTTTATCCAGCGAGTTTTTGCTCAGTTCCATCAATTCTAAACCCAGGCGCTTAAGCTCCTCGGCGTCACGTTTGATTTCACTTTTACTGACCCAGATAATCTCTTCGTCTTCTTCTTCTTTGTCATCTGGTACATCATCAAGCCAGTCGTCAGGCTGTTTGGTCATTGGGGGCTCCCTAAAAAAGAGGCTCATGCTATCAGGTTACGTGGCTACTGCGAAATTGTTCTCTGAGTCTGTTAGACTCAAATGAACCTTAATCACTAAAGAGTCAGGCAATCTGGCGTTTTACCCGCTCCAGAAAAGCCCTCTGTTAATTATATGGTAGGTCGATGAAATTACTCTCCCAAGTTGCAGAACAGCGTAAAACCCTCGAACAGGCGGTAGCAACAGCACTCGAACTGGCAAAAGTCAGCACCGATGGAGCGGAAGTCGCCGTGACCAAAACCACCGGCATCAGCGTCAGCACGCGCTTTGGCGAAGTGGAAAACGTAGAATTCAACAGCGATGGTGCCCTTGGCATCACCGTCTATCATCAGAACCGCAAGGGCAGCGCGTCCTCTACCGATCTTAGCCCGGATGCGATCAAACGCACCGTGCAGGCCGCCATCGATATCGCCAAATTCACCACTGCGGATCCGTTTGCCGGTCCGGCGGATCGTGAGCTGCTGGCCTTTGACGCGCCGGATCTCGATCTGTTCCATCCAACCGATCTCGATCCGGATCGGGCGATCGAACTGGCGGCCCGCGCAGAGCAGGCCGCGCTGAAGGCCGACAAGCGCATCACCAACACCGAAGGCGGCAGCTTTAACAGCCATATCGGCATGAAGGTGTTCGGTAACAGCCACGGCATGATCCAGGGATACTCCTCCAGCCGCCACTCGATCTCCAGCAGCGTGATTGCTGAAGCCAATGGCGATATGGAACGCGATTATGCCTATACCATTGGCCGCGCGATTGAAGATTTGAAATCCCCGGAGTGGGTCGGTGAAGAGTGCGCCCGTCGCACCCTGTCCCGTCTTTCTCCGCGCAAGCTGTCCACCATGAAAGCACCGGTGCTGTTTGCTGCGGAAGTGGCCACCGGCCTGTTTGGTCACCTTGTGGGGGCCATCAGCGGCGGCAGCGTCTACCGCAAATCCACCTTCCTGCTCGATTCGATGGGCCAGCAGATCCTGCCGGAGTGGCTGACCATTCAGGAACAGCCGCATCTGCTGAAAGGGCTGGCCTCGACGCCGTTCGACAGCGAAGGCGTGCGCACCCAGCAGCGTGACATCGTCAAAGATGGCGTGCTGCAAACCTGGCTGTTAACCAGCTACTCGGCGCGCAAACTGGGGCTGCAAAGCACCGGTCACGCCGGCGGCATCCATAACTGGCGCATCGCCGGTCAGGGCGACAGCTTCGATCAGCTGCTGAAGAAAATGGGCACCGGCCTGGTGGTCACCGAGCTGATGGGGCAGGGCGTGAGCGGCATGACCGGCGATTATTCTCGCGGGGCGGCTGGCTTCTGGGTTGAAAACGGCGAGATTCAGTATCCGGTCAGCGAAGTGACCATAGCGGGCAACCTCAAAGACATGTGGATGAACATGGTCACCGTCGGCAGCGATATTGAACTGCGCAGTAACATCCAGTGTGGATCGGTGCTGCTGCCAGAAATGAAAATCGCCGGGCAGTAATTTCGTCATTTTTGCGTATTATTATGGGGTGGCCTTTGGGTCACCCTTTTTTGTCGTGCTTTTCAAATAAAAATTGTCTTACTTCTCATATAACAAGAAGGAAATGAGCAATGCGTAGAGCCTTATTAGCCGTGATGACCGCCTCCCTGTTATTCTCCAGCGTGTCGGCGATGGCCAGCCTGGAAGACGATATGGATACCCTGAATGCAGGTTTACATACCGTCAGTAAAACCGACGATGTCGGTGAGTTTAAAAAAGCCCTGACCAGCATGCGCGGTGCGGCGGAAGATGCCAAAACGCAAACCCCGGATAAGCTGAAAGGCAAACCTGCGGACAGTGCCGAAATCAAAGATTACCACGCGGGCCTCGACACGCTGATTGGTCAGATTGACAGCAGCATGAAGCTGGCCGACGCCGGCGATCTGGCCGGTGCGAAAGCGGAAGCGAAGAAATTTACCGCCACCCGCAATGAGAACCACAAAAAGTTTCGTTAATTTCCCGGGCTCTCAGGAGCCCATTTATTTACGCCGTGACTGCACGCCTGTAAATAACGCCTTTTATCCTGCCGATATTCTCCCGCATCGCGCCATTGTCCTGCTGAACGATGGCTGAAATATCCCTGAGATAAGTTTTTCCTATATCACTGACCTCTTCAGACGCATTTTTCGCTGCAAAAAATTCCCATCAATGCATTGGCTTAGCGAATATCAGCCCTGTTCTGTGACTTTCCTCTCATTTCCTCCTCTTTTATGCATGAATTAACGATTCTGTGGCACAAGCCACACCGCTCGGTGCTATTTCCACTTCGAAGTGGAAAAAGTCGGTCTACACAGTTGCCTGCCGGAGGACTAATTTGTTTGTAACGCGAATAAACCCCGTTTCAGGCCAGAGTCCGAGCGGAACATGAGGAGCAGAGAGTGAATAATGGAGCGGTATCCGTGAGCACGACCGACGACGATCAGGCTATTCAGGCGCTGGCAGGCAAAGTGATGGCGCAGATTGCCGACCTCTTTGCGGCAAAAGCTATCGTCCCTAACGCTGTGCAGCAGCAGATGCTGGCGTCGCATGTTAAGGCCATGGCGCTGCGCTCACTGTCCGGCGAGCCGCTGCCTGAAGTGGAAGAGGAGCTGTTTGACGATATCTCCCCGGAATCCATGGCTCTGGCGCAACAGGTGGTCGATCTGTTTGGCAATTTGCCAAAAGAAGAGGCCTGGCTGCTCTCCGTCCACTTTGAAGTGGCGAAAGAAAACGACTAACTCCGCAGGGCCTGCCAGCCAGGTCCGCTAAAAATTCAACATTGAGGAATTCACCATGTCACAAGTCATCGTAGTAATCGGCGATCGTTTAGGTAAAGGCCAGAAAGTGGCGGCAGGCGTTGAGAAAGCGGGCGGGAAAGCCGTGGTTGTGCCTGGCGTGGCGGCAGATATGAAGCTGGGCGACGTGATGAAAGCGGAAGGCGCCTCTTTCGGCATCTCCTTCTGCGGCAGCGGCGGCGCGGGTGCAATCACCGCACAGAACAAATATGGCTACAAGGCGAAGCACGGTATGCGTTCCGTCGACGAAGGCGTTACCGCCATCAACGAAGGTGCCACCGTACTGGGCTTCGGCTTTATGGACAAAGAAGAGTTGGGCGAGCGTCTGGTTCAGGCGTGGAACAAGAAGCACGGTAGCTGATCGATGAAGGAACAATTCACTACCACGGTGAACGTCAGCGGCAAAGGCGACAGCAAAGAGCGCGCCTTTGCCGATGCGCTAAGCCGGGTTCAGAACACCGTGCTGAAATCGACCAACAAGGTTCTGCTGCGGATTGAACCAGAGGATGTGAAGGTGGTTCAGGCCCGGGAGAGTGTCAGGCAGGAGAAGTTTTTGTTCTTCTTTCTGGCAAGACAACGGCGGAGTTACAGCGTCGAGCTGGATATTACCGTCAACGTAACGGTGATCGACACTGACAAAGTCAGTTTCGTTTCGCAATAAAGCACTGCCTGTAAGGGCAGCAATAACCTGATTTAAAAACGTTGGCGAAAGCCTGAAAGGAAGACTGATGTTTTTAATTATTCTCTTTAAGTCACTTATTATCGGCGGTCTTGTCGGTGTGGGCGTTGGCGCCGGAGCGGCGCGCATGTTCCATGCGCCAATAACGCAGGGGATGGGGGCATTTCGTACACTGGGTGAACTGAATTCCTGTGAAGGCGATCCTGCTTCTCACTTCTCCTTTGGCCTGGGCTTCTTCTTCAACGCCTGGGCATCGTCCGTTGCAGCCGGTTCTTTCACCCAGGACGTTGACCACCGCATCATCCCACACTGGGGCGCGGCGGCACTGATGGTGAAAAACCGCAACGTGGCAGAAACCCTGCACGACCCGAAAAAAATGGCGATTGCCTGCGGCATCATCGGCATGATCGTGGTGGCCTTCCTCAACTCTACCGCCTCAGCGGTGCCGGCCGCGCTGCAGGTGACCGCAGTGAAAGTGCTGGTGCCTGCGGCTAACCTGCTGGTGAACACCGTGATGCCGGTGATCTTCTGGCTGGCGGCGATCGATGCCGGCAAAAAATCGGGCTTCTGGGCCACCATCTTCGGCGGCCTGGCGCAGCTGATCATGGGTAACGCCGTCCCTGGCCTGGTGCTGGGTATCCTGATCGGTAAAGGCGTCGAAGAAGCCGGCTGGAACAAAGTCACCAAGGTGATGATGGCGGCGATTGTGCTGCTGTTCGTGCTGAGCGGCTTCTTCCGCGGCTTCGATATGAAAGTGCTGCAGTCCTTCCAACTGGGCGTCCCAGGCTGGCTGGATATGATCCACAACTCCCTGAGCGGCAAATAAGAGGAACGGTCAATGGAAGAGTCAAAAAGCGGTTTCTGGTATGCCGACTGGTCTTTCCCGATTTTCGTCGGGTTGCTGTCAGCCGGGGTGTTTGCGGGAACGCACATGTACTACACCTATGGCCTGGGCGCGTTTAACGAAGTGGCCTTCGTTTCAATGCTGCGTTCCGGCATGGAAACCGGCGTGTATGGCGCGGTAGCGGCCTTCGGTGCCAGCTTCCTGTTTGCCCGCATCATTGAAGGTTCGCTGGTCGGGATCCTCGATATCGGCGGTGCCATTCAGACCGGCGTCGGCCTCGGCGTGCCGGCGCTGCTGCTGGGTGCCGGGATCGTCTATCCGGTCGCCAACTTTGCCGCCTCGCTGGTGACAGGCCTGGTGATTGGCGTGGCGATTGGCTACCTGATTATCCTCGCGCGTAAGTTCACCATCAACAACAGCGACTCCACTTACGGTGCCGACGTGATGATGGGCGCGGGTAACTCCTCAGGTCGTTTCCTTGGGCCGCTGATCATCCTGTCGGCAATGACCGCATCGATTCCAATCGGTCTGGGTTCGCTGGTCGGCGCACTGTTGTTCTATCTCTGGAACAAACCGATTACCGGTGGCGCGATCCTCGGCGCCATGCTGCTGGGTGCGATTTTCCCGGTCGCGCTCTGATGTAACGGCGGTTTACCCATCTCGGGTAAACCGCTTAATCGGATGTCATCCCATCCGGTGCAAGAAGGAGTTTGTTATGTATGACCTGATTATTCGCCGTGCACGCCTTGCCGATGGCAGCGTGACGGATATCGCCCTGCAGGACGGCAAAATCGCCGCGCTGGGGGAGGTGACGGGCACGGCCACTGCCGAGCGCGATCTGGCCGGACGTTACTGGCTGAGCGCAGGCTGGATTGATTCCCACGTTCACTGCTACCCGAAATCCCCGATTTATCATGACGAAGCGGATCGCATTGGCGTTGATACCGGCGTCACCACCGTCGTCGATGCCGGCAGCACCGGCGCTGACGATGTTGACGAGTTTTACCGCCTGACCCGCAGCGCCAATACCCAGGTGTATGCCTTGCTGAACATTGCCCGCACCGGGATTGTGACGCAAAACGAACTGGCCGATATGACCCAGATTGATAAGGTTGGCGTGCGCGATGCGGTGCAGCGTTTACCGGCCTTCATCATCGGTATTAAGGCGCGTATGAGCAGCAGCGTGGTCGGTGCCAACGGCATCAAACCCTTGCTCCGCGCCAAAGAGATCCAGCATGAGATTGGCGATCTGCCGCTGATGGTGCATATCGGCAACAATCCGCCCGATCTGGATGAAATTGCCGATCTGCTGACCCGTGGCGACATCATCACCCACTGCTACAACGGCAAGCCAAACCGCATCCTCACCCCCGCCGGCGAGCTGCGTGCGTCGGTCAGCCGCGCCATCCAACGCGGCGTGCGTCTGGATGTCGGCCACGGCAGCGCCAGCTTCAGCTTTGACGTGGCCCGCGTGGCGATTGCACGGGGCATTTTGCCGCACAGCATCAGCTCCGATATCTATTGCCGCAACCGCCTGAACGGCCCGGTGTATAGCCTGGCCCACGTGATGTCCAAATTCTTTAATGTCGGCATGACCCTGCCGCAGATTATCGACTGTGTGACCGTTAACGCGGCGGAAGGCCTGCGTCTGCACAGCAAAGGGCGGCTGGAAGTGGGAAGGGATGCCGACCTGACTATTTTTGACGTCAAAGAGGAAACTTGCCTGTTTACCGACTCCGAAGGGCTGTCAGTTTCGGGTGAGAAGCAGCTGGTACCACTGGCCGCCGTGGTTGGCGGTCAGTGGTTCATTACCGACGAAGGGAAAAAGAATCATGTCTTCGATTTATGAAAAATACGGCTTAAAGCAGGTCATTAACGCCTCTGGCCGCATGACTATCCTCGGGGTGTCTACGCCCAGTGCCGACGTGGTTGAGACGGTCAACTATGGCCTGAATCACTATTTCGAAATGAAAGACCTGGTGAACAAAACCGGGGCTTACATTGCCAACCTGCTCGGCTGTGAAGATGCCGTGGTGGTCTCCTGCGCCTCTGCCGGGATCGCGCAGTCCGTGGCGGCAGTGATCGTGAAAGACGACGACTGGCTGCTGGAAAACCTGCACGCCACGCCGCTGATTGTGCCGCACGACATAGTGGTGCCGAAGGGCCATAACGTCAATTTCGGTGCGCCGGTAGGCACCATGGTGGCGATGGGCGGTGGACGCCTGGTGGAGGCTGGCTGGGCGAACGAATGCTCCGCCGATCAGCTTTCTGCGGCGATCACGCCACAGACCGCGGCCATTATGTATATCAAGTCTCACCACTGCGTGCAGAAGAGCCATCTCAGCGTTGAGCAGGCAGCCGTCGTCGCCCGTAAACACGGGGTTCCACTGATTGTGGATGCCGCCGCCGAAGAAGATTTGCAGTGCTACTACCAGTACGGTGCCGATCTGGTGATTTACAGCGGTGCGAAAGCGATTGAAGGGCCAACCAGCGGGCTGGTGATGGGCCGTAAGCAGTACGTTGAGTGGGTTAAACGCCAGTCGATGGGGATCGGCCGCGCGATGAAGGTCGGCAAAGAGGGCATTCTTGGCCTGACCCAGGCGATTGAAAACTATCTGGTCAACGAGAAAGTCTCGGGTGCGCAGATGGTGGAAAAAATGACGCCGTTTATCAACAGCCTGAACTCGCTGAATGGCATCACTTCGCGCGTGGTCTGGGATGCGGCGGGCCGTGATATCGCCCGTACCGAAATTCATTTCGATGAGGCGGTGATTGGCCACACCACCGGCGAGCTGGTGCAGGCGCTGAAAACCGGCGTCATCGCCATCTACTTCCGCGGCTATAAGGCCAACGAAGGCATCGTCGAAGTGGATGTGCGCAGCGTCTCGCCAGAGCAGCTCAACACCATCTATCTGTGCATTAAAGCCCTATTAGCAGGAGAGAAATAAGCATGACGCTGACCCCGAAATTTTATAAAGACCGCGTATGTCTGAACGTGCTGGCCGGTTCGAAAGAGAATGCCCGTGAGATCTGGCAGGCGGCGGAAGGCCATGTGCTGGTGGGCGTACTGTCCAAAAACTACGACAGCGTGGCCAGCGCGGTGAGCGATATGCGTGAGTACGCGGCGCTGATCGATAACGCGCTGTCGGTGGGGCTGGGTGCCGGCGATCCGAACCAGTCGGCGATGGTCAGCGCCATCTCCGCTGAGATCCAGCCGCAGCACGTGAATCAGGTATTCACCGGGGCCGCCACCAGCCGCGCCTTGCTGGGACAGGATCAGACCGTGGTCAACGCGCTGATCTCGCCCACCGGCAAGGTCGGCTTGGTTAAAATCTCCACCGGCCCGCTGAGTTCCAAAGCCGCCGATGCGATTGTCCCGGTAGAAACCGCCATCGCCCTGCTGAAAGATATGGGTGCCAGCTCGGTGAAATACTTCCCGATGGGCGGCCTGAAATCGATCGACGAATTCAAGGCGGTTGCTAAAGCCTGTGCAGAACAGGACTTCTGGCTGGAGCCGACCGGCGGCATCGATCTGGAGAACTACGAAGCGATCCTGCAGATCGCGCTGGATGCCGGCGTACCGAAGATCATTCCGCATATTTACAGCTCAATCATCGATAAAGAGAGCGGTAATACCCGTCCGGCCGATGTCAGCACGCTGCTGGCGATGACCAAAAAGTTGGTCGGTTAAGTGCTCACGGCGGGCGTTCTGCCCGCCGCTTCTGTAGTCCCCTGACATTTCTTTGCGAGGAACACCATGCGTAACTGGTCTTTGATCTCTGCCGTGTCTGTCGCGTTGATGGCGACGGTTCCCCTGGTGGCACAGGCGCAGTTTGCCTGGGTCGGCACCTATAATCCCAATGGTGAAGGCCTTTACCGCTTCCAGGTTAACCCGGCCGACGGCGCGCTGAGTGGCAAAACGCTGGTCAGCCAGCTGGCCAATCCGGCGCAGCTGACGGCGGATGCCAAAGGCAAGACGCTGTATGTTGCCAGCGAGAGCGAGAAGGGCGTGGTGGTGGCGTATGCCATTGCCGCAGATGGCAGTCTGAGCAAGCTGAATGAAGTCAGTACCCACGGTGCAGGACCGGTTTACCTGTCGCTGACGCCAGACGGTAAATTCCTGCTGGTCGCCAACTATGTCAGCGGCAGCAAAGCGGTGCTGCCGGTGCTGGCCGATGGTCGCCTGGCGGAGGCCAGCGACACGCAGCAGGATCAGGGACCGGCAGGCGCCGCCAAACCGGCAGCCGCCGTTGAGGGCAGCTTTGCGGTCAGCGATCATAACGGCCCGCATGCCCATATGATCGCCACCGATCTGAGCGGTAAGTTTGTCTTCTCCACCGATCTGGGGCTGGATCGTATCTATCAGTACCGACTCAGTGCCGATGGCAAGCTGCAGCCGAATACGCCGGCCTGGATCCCGGCTTCGTCAGCCGGTGCCGGACCCCGCCACTTTGTCTTCCATCCCGACGGTCATTCGGTTTATTTGATCAACGAAGAAGCCTCGACGCTGACTCACTATCTGCTGAACCGCAAAACGGGTACGCTTAGCGAAGCGGCGACCGTCCCGGCGCTGCCTGCGGGCTACAAGGGCACCAGCTTTGCCGCTGGCCTTGTGATCGATAAGGCCGGGAAAAACCTCTATGTCGCCAATCGCCTGCATAACAGCATTG carries:
- a CDS encoding amidohydrolase/deacetylase family metallohydrolase → MYDLIIRRARLADGSVTDIALQDGKIAALGEVTGTATAERDLAGRYWLSAGWIDSHVHCYPKSPIYHDEADRIGVDTGVTTVVDAGSTGADDVDEFYRLTRSANTQVYALLNIARTGIVTQNELADMTQIDKVGVRDAVQRLPAFIIGIKARMSSSVVGANGIKPLLRAKEIQHEIGDLPLMVHIGNNPPDLDEIADLLTRGDIITHCYNGKPNRILTPAGELRASVSRAIQRGVRLDVGHGSASFSFDVARVAIARGILPHSISSDIYCRNRLNGPVYSLAHVMSKFFNVGMTLPQIIDCVTVNAAEGLRLHSKGRLEVGRDADLTIFDVKEETCLFTDSEGLSVSGEKQLVPLAAVVGGQWFITDEGKKNHVFDL
- the pmbA gene encoding metalloprotease PmbA, which gives rise to MKLLSQVAEQRKTLEQAVATALELAKVSTDGAEVAVTKTTGISVSTRFGEVENVEFNSDGALGITVYHQNRKGSASSTDLSPDAIKRTVQAAIDIAKFTTADPFAGPADRELLAFDAPDLDLFHPTDLDPDRAIELAARAEQAALKADKRITNTEGGSFNSHIGMKVFGNSHGMIQGYSSSRHSISSSVIAEANGDMERDYAYTIGRAIEDLKSPEWVGEECARRTLSRLSPRKLSTMKAPVLFAAEVATGLFGHLVGAISGGSVYRKSTFLLDSMGQQILPEWLTIQEQPHLLKGLASTPFDSEGVRTQQRDIVKDGVLQTWLLTSYSARKLGLQSTGHAGGIHNWRIAGQGDSFDQLLKKMGTGLVVTELMGQGVSGMTGDYSRGAAGFWVENGEIQYPVSEVTIAGNLKDMWMNMVTVGSDIELRSNIQCGSVLLPEMKIAGQ
- the yjgA gene encoding ribosome biogenesis factor YjgA — its product is MTKQPDDWLDDVPDDKEEEDEEIIWVSKSEIKRDAEELKRLGLELMELSKNSLDKIPLDEDLRTAIELAQKIKKEARRRQLQLIGKMLRSRDEEPIRLALDKLKNRHNQQVALFHKLEVLRDRLVAEGDEVVPDVLALYPEADRQQLRAMIRNAQKEKAANKPPKAFRQIFQYLRELAEAK
- a CDS encoding DgaE family pyridoxal phosphate-dependent ammonia lyase, translated to MSSIYEKYGLKQVINASGRMTILGVSTPSADVVETVNYGLNHYFEMKDLVNKTGAYIANLLGCEDAVVVSCASAGIAQSVAAVIVKDDDWLLENLHATPLIVPHDIVVPKGHNVNFGAPVGTMVAMGGGRLVEAGWANECSADQLSAAITPQTAAIMYIKSHHCVQKSHLSVEQAAVVARKHGVPLIVDAAAEEDLQCYYQYGADLVIYSGAKAIEGPTSGLVMGRKQYVEWVKRQSMGIGRAMKVGKEGILGLTQAIENYLVNEKVSGAQMVEKMTPFINSLNSLNGITSRVVWDAAGRDIARTEIHFDEAVIGHTTGELVQALKTGVIAIYFRGYKANEGIVEVDVRSVSPEQLNTIYLCIKALLAGEK
- a CDS encoding glycine dehydrogenase, which encodes MSTTDDDQAIQALAGKVMAQIADLFAAKAIVPNAVQQQMLASHVKAMALRSLSGEPLPEVEEELFDDISPESMALAQQVVDLFGNLPKEEAWLLSVHFEVAKEND
- the cybC gene encoding cytochrome b562, translating into MRRALLAVMTASLLFSSVSAMASLEDDMDTLNAGLHTVSKTDDVGEFKKALTSMRGAAEDAKTQTPDKLKGKPADSAEIKDYHAGLDTLIGQIDSSMKLADAGDLAGAKAEAKKFTATRNENHKKFR
- the dagF gene encoding 2-dehydro-3-deoxy-phosphogluconate aldolase; the encoded protein is MTLTPKFYKDRVCLNVLAGSKENAREIWQAAEGHVLVGVLSKNYDSVASAVSDMREYAALIDNALSVGLGAGDPNQSAMVSAISAEIQPQHVNQVFTGAATSRALLGQDQTVVNALISPTGKVGLVKISTGPLSSKAADAIVPVETAIALLKDMGASSVKYFPMGGLKSIDEFKAVAKACAEQDFWLEPTGGIDLENYEAILQIALDAGVPKIIPHIYSSIIDKESGNTRPADVSTLLAMTKKLVG
- a CDS encoding DUF4311 domain-containing protein; this translates as MFLIILFKSLIIGGLVGVGVGAGAARMFHAPITQGMGAFRTLGELNSCEGDPASHFSFGLGFFFNAWASSVAAGSFTQDVDHRIIPHWGAAALMVKNRNVAETLHDPKKMAIACGIIGMIVVAFLNSTASAVPAALQVTAVKVLVPAANLLVNTVMPVIFWLAAIDAGKKSGFWATIFGGLAQLIMGNAVPGLVLGILIGKGVEEAGWNKVTKVMMAAIVLLFVLSGFFRGFDMKVLQSFQLGVPGWLDMIHNSLSGK
- a CDS encoding DUF4310 family protein; amino-acid sequence: MEESKSGFWYADWSFPIFVGLLSAGVFAGTHMYYTYGLGAFNEVAFVSMLRSGMETGVYGAVAAFGASFLFARIIEGSLVGILDIGGAIQTGVGLGVPALLLGAGIVYPVANFAASLVTGLVIGVAIGYLIILARKFTINNSDSTYGADVMMGAGNSSGRFLGPLIILSAMTASIPIGLGSLVGALLFYLWNKPITGGAILGAMLLGAIFPVAL
- a CDS encoding lactonase family protein, with translation MRNWSLISAVSVALMATVPLVAQAQFAWVGTYNPNGEGLYRFQVNPADGALSGKTLVSQLANPAQLTADAKGKTLYVASESEKGVVVAYAIAADGSLSKLNEVSTHGAGPVYLSLTPDGKFLLVANYVSGSKAVLPVLADGRLAEASDTQQDQGPAGAAKPAAAVEGSFAVSDHNGPHAHMIATDLSGKFVFSTDLGLDRIYQYRLSADGKLQPNTPAWIPASSAGAGPRHFVFHPDGHSVYLINEEASTLTHYLLNRKTGTLSEAATVPALPAGYKGTSFAAGLVIDKAGKNLYVANRLHNSIAHFAIEANGTLTQKDDVWTRGDYTRTLTLSPDGKTLYAMNQRSDNITRFKVDPANGALSFTNDYTAVGAPSQLVLTP
- a CDS encoding SFCGS family glycine-rich protein, which translates into the protein MSQVIVVIGDRLGKGQKVAAGVEKAGGKAVVVPGVAADMKLGDVMKAEGASFGISFCGSGGAGAITAQNKYGYKAKHGMRSVDEGVTAINEGATVLGFGFMDKEELGERLVQAWNKKHGS
- a CDS encoding DUF4312 family protein, whose protein sequence is MKEQFTTTVNVSGKGDSKERAFADALSRVQNTVLKSTNKVLLRIEPEDVKVVQARESVRQEKFLFFFLARQRRSYSVELDITVNVTVIDTDKVSFVSQ